GTCCATCAGTGGTTAAAAAACCACGCCTGCCTCACCGCCCGCCACGCCCTCTCCGTCGCGCTCGCCCTGCCCCTGCTCCTCGCCCTGCCCGCCTGCAAACCGCGTGAGACCAACGTCGAATCCGGCAACCGCACGCAGACCCTTCACCGCGGCATGGGCCCGGCACTCGCCAATCTCGATCCCCACCTCGCCACCGGCACGACCGACTACAATGTCCTCTCCGCCCTCTTCGAAGGTCTGATCGCCGAAGACCCGGTTGACCTCTCCCCGGTGCCCGGCGTCGCTGCCTCCTGGGACATCTCGGCCGACGGCCGTCACTACACCTTCCACCTGCGCGCCGACGCCCGCTGGTCCAACGGAGATCCCGTCACCGCCACCGACTTCCGCGACTCCTGGCAACGCGTGCTCTCGCCGCAACTCGCCGCCGACTACGCCAACCTGCTCTACGTGCTCGACGGCGCCGAAGCCTACCACCGCGGCGAAACCACCGACTTCACCACCGTCGGTGTTCGCGCCCCCGACGCCCACACCCTCGAGGTCACGCTCGCTTACCCCGCGCCCTTCTTCCTCTCCCTGCTCCAGCATTGGATGTGGTATCCCGTGCACCTGCCGTCCATCGCCGCTATCGGCGATCCACTCGACCGCACCACCCCGTGGGCGCGAGCCGAAACCCTGGTCAGCAACGGCCCCTTCCAACTCACCGAATGGCGCCGCGGCGAACGCATCGTCGCCACCCGCAACCCGCACTACTGGGACGCCGCCACCGTCACGCTCAACGCCATCCACTTCCACCCCTTCGAAGGCGTCGACACCGAAGAACGCGCCTTTCGCGCCGGCCAAATCCACCTCACCGACGCCCTGCCCGTTGCCAAGATCGACACCTACCGCCGCGAAACGCCGGAGCGCCTGCGCATCGATCCCTACCTCGGCACCTACTTCTTCCGCCTCAACACCACCCACGATTTCCTCGCCGATCCCCGCGTGCGCCAAGCGCTCAACCACGCCACCGATCGCACTGCCATCGTCGAAAACATCCTCCGCGGCGGTCAGATCCCCTCCGCCGCCTACGTGCCCACCGGCACCGGCGCCGGCTACCAACCACCCGCCGGCCTGACCTACAACCTCGCGACCGCCCGCGCCCTGCTCGCCGACGCCGGTTACTCCGATGGCACCAACGCCCCCACGATCGAAATCCTCTTCAACACCTCCGAGAATCACCAACTCGTCGCCGAGGCCCTCCAAGCCATGTGGCAACGCGACCTCGGTCTCACCGTGACCCTGCGGAACATGGAGAACAAAACGGTCCTCGAGACCCGGCGCACCGGCGGCTACGACCTCCTGCGTTCCGCGTGGATCGCCGACTACAACGACCCCACCTCCTTTCTCGACGTCTTCCGCAGCGACAGCGGCAACAACTACACCGGCTGGGCCAACGCCGACTACGACCGCCTCCTCGACGAAGCGACTCAGGCCAGCGACCCCGCCACGCGCCGCAGTCTGCTCCAACAAGCAGAGACCATTCTTCTCGAAGACGCCCCCATCCTCCCCCTCTTCACCTACACCCACGTCTTCGCCCTCCACCCCTCCGTCCAAGGCTGGTTTCCCACGCTCCTCGACCACCACCCCTACAAACACGTCTCCCTAAAGACCTCAGAATAGCGCGCCCACGGTGGACGCGGACGTCCCCGGCCGCGTCGCCCTGCCTCTCAGTCTAGGCCGCGAGATCGCTCGCGCTATCCCTGCCCCACGGCCGCTTCCAACGTGGCCGAGGCTTCGCCCGATCCGTCTCCACACCACCGCAAAACGCGGGCCACACGCCCGCGGCTACATCCCCCTCAAAATGTAGCAGCGGCCGTCTCGGCCGCTCCCCGTGCCTCTCGCTCACCTCCCCTGTCCGCCGAAGCCTCGGCGTAGGAGGATGCCTCTCGGCTCAAGTTCCCAGCTACCAGTTACCCACTTTCAGCTTTTGCCGCCCGACCGCGCCGCCCATTCTCCCCCGCCATGCAACACCTCCGCCCCTCGCGCCGCGCCATCCGCACCGTCGCACTCCTGCTCACCACCTTCGGCCTCACCTCCGTCGTCGCACCGCTCGCGTCACTCGCAGCCGATCGCGCTTCGCCGGACCATCTCCACGAGATGATCGCCACGCTCTCCTCCGACGACTTCGAAGGCCGCAACCCGGGTTCCGCAGGCGAAGACAAAACCGTCGCTTACCTCATCGATCAACTCACCGCCATGGACGTCGCACCGGGCAACCCCAACGGCACCTACACGCAGGACGTCGGCCTCGTCGGCATCACCTCCAAAACCTCACTCTCCTTTTCCGTCGGCGACGAAACCCTCGAGCCCGTGCTCGTCAACGACTATACCGCCGCCTCCAAGCGCGTGACCGCCGATCCCATCGCCGCCACCGCCAGCGAAGTCATCTTCCTCGGCTACGGCGTGCAGGCCCCAGAGTTCAATTGGGACGACTTCAAGGGCGTCGACGTCACCGGCAAAACCATCGTCGTGCTCGTCAACGATCCGCCCCTGCCCGATCCCGCCGATCCCACCAAACTCGATGACGCCCAGTTTAAGGGCAAGGCGATGACCTACTACGGCCGCTACGACTACAAATACGAAACAGCCTCCCGCCTCGGCGCCGCCGCCTGTCTGATCGTCCACGAAACCGGCCCCGCCGGATACCCCTTCGCCGTGCTCACCGCCGGCTCCGGTCGCGAATCTTTCTCCCTCGCCAGCGCCGATGGCAACGCCTCTCGCGTCGGCCTCGAGGGTTGGATCTCCCGCGACTTCGCCGAAAAACTCTTCGCCGCCGGCGGCCACGATTTCGCCGCCCTCAAAGCCGCCGCCGCCCGCCGCGACTTTGAACCCGTGCCGCTCAACGCCACCCTCGACTACACCGTCACCAACACCACCCGCACCGTCGACTCGCAGAACGTCATCGGCCTGGTTGAGGGTTCCGATCCGTCATTGAAAAACGAATACGTCATCTACACCGCGCACTGGGACCACATGGGCCGCGACGAACGCCTGCCCGGCGACCAAGTCTTCAACGGCGCCATGGACAACGCCAGCGGCACCGCCGTCGTGCTCGAGATCGCCCGCCTCTTTGCCGCCACGCCCCCCGCCGAGCGTCCCGACCGTTCCCTGCTCTTCCTCTTCGTCACCGCCGAAGAACGCGGCCTGCTCGGCTCAAAATACTACGCCGAGAACCCGCTCTACCCCCTGCGCGACACCATCGCCAACATCAACAAAGACGGCGCCAATATCTACGCCCCCACCAAGGACATTGAAATCATCGGATCAGGCAGCACGACCATCGAGGACGTCGCCGCCGAGCTCGCCGCCGAAAACGGCCAATTCCTCCTGCCCGACTCGCAGTCCGAAAAAGGCTTCTTCTACCGCAGCGACCACTTCTCTTTCGCCAAAGTCGGCGTGCCCGCCTTCTACAGCAAAGCGGGTCGCATCGCGATCGGCTTCCCGGAGAACTACATCGACGAAAAACGCGCGGAGTATACCGCCAAGCACTACCACAAAGTGAGCGATGAAATCAGCGACCTGTGGAACTTCGAAGCCATCGCCCAGGAAGCCAACTTCCTGCACGAACTCGGCCGCCGCCTCGCCAACGCCGAAGAGGTCCCCGAGTGGCTCCCCGGCACCGAGTTTAAGTCCACCCGCGACGCCCAGCGCCCGTAACCATCGCAGCCTCCTGAGGTGGACGCGGACGTCCCCGGCCGCGTAGCCCCGCCCCTCGGTCCCTGCGACCAGCGCTCAGCTTTCAGCACCTCGCCACCAGCGACCATCCCCCCGCAACACGCGGGCGACACGCCCGCGGCTACATCCCCATCAATATGTAGCAGCGGCCGTCTCGGCCGCTCTCCCTGCCCCTCCGCCCCTTTTCCTGAGATCCCGACTACGAGATTTGTTTCTACACTCATAGGTTCCAGTGCGTAGCCGGTAGGCGAAGCCATCCGTGTCCATCCGTGGTTAAAAACAGCCCTGCCTCTCGGCCCCTGACCCACCGTCCCCAACACCCAGCTCCCAGCCCACCAGTTTTTACCATTTCGACGGCGCAATGCGCCGCCAATCCTTGCCCCCGGCACGCTCTTGGCTGTCTTAAGCCCATGCTTAAACTCCGATCGCTGCTCAGCATCGTCTGCTCCGCCCTCATCCTCACCCTTCTCGCCGGCTGCGGCGGCGCCGGCGGCCGGGACGACGGCGACCTCAAAGTCCTCCACTTCGGCAACGGCGCCGAACCTCAGGACCTCGATCCCCAAATCATCACCGGCACCATCGAGCACCGCCTCATGCTCGCCCTCAACGAAGGCCTCGTCTCCGAAGACCCCGACCTGAAGATCGTCCCCGGTGTCGCCCAGAGTTGGGACATCTCCGACGACGGACTCGTCTACACTTTCCACCTCAACCCCGCGGCCAAGTGGTCCAACGGCGACACCCTCACCGCCGCCGATTTTGTGGGCTCCTACAAACGTATGCTCACGCCGTCATTGGCCTCTGAATACGCCTACATGCTCTACCACGTGGTCGGCGCCGAGGACTACCACCTGGGCAAACTCACCGACTTCAGCGAGACCGGTTTCAAAGCCCTCGACGAGCACACCCTCGAACTCACCCTCAAGCAGCGCACGCCCTTCCTGCTCCACGCCATGAACCACTACGCCTGGTTCCCGGTGCCGATCAAAGTCATCGCCGAACATGGCGGTTTGGAGAATCGCACCTCCGGATGGACCCGTCCCGATACCTTCGTCGGCAACGGCCCGTTCGCGCTCAAAGAATGGCTCCCCAGCCGCAAGATCGTCGTCGAACGCTCGCCCACCTATTGGGACCGGGAGAACGTGAAGCTCGACGAGATTCACTTCTACCCGATCGAAAGCCTCGACACCGAAGAGCGCATGTTCCGCACCGGTCAGCTCCACGTGACCAACGAAGTGCCGCTTTCCAAGATTCCGGTTTACCAAGCCGAGCGCCCCGACGACATCGAGATCGCGCCCTACAACGGCATCTACCTCTACCGCTTCAACGTCACGCGTCCGCCCTTCGACGACCCGCGCGTGCGCAAAGCCTTCACCTACGCCATCGACCGCGAAGCGCTCGTCTCGAAGGTCACGCTCGCGAACGAATTGCCCGCCTACAACGTCGTGCCCCCCGGCCTGCTCGACTACAAGTCGGAGCACAAATTCACGGCCGACGTCGCCGAAGCCCAACGCCTGCTCGCCGAAGCCGGCTTCCCCAACGGCGAAGGTTTCCCGCCGGTCGATGTGCACTACAACACCTCCGAGAAACACAAGATCATCGCCGAAGCCATCCAGCAGATGTGGCGGCAGAACCTCGGTATCACCGTCGGCCTCTACAACCAGGAGTGGAAGGTCTACCTCGATGCCCAGGACGAGTTGAACTACACCATCTCGCGCGGCGGTTGGATCGCCGACTACGTCGATCCGCACGTTTTCCTCGACCTCTGGAAAGGCGGCGGCGGCAACAACGACACTGGCTGGGTCAATGAACGTTACGACACCCTGCTCGAAAGCGCGCTCAACGCCCCCAACGACGACGAACGTTTTTCGATCTACAACGAGATGGAAGCCATCCTCCTCGAGGACATGCCCATCATGCCCATCTACCACTACACCCGCGCTCGCCTGATCGACCGCGACAAAGTCCTCCACTACCACAGCACCCCCCTCGACAACTTCCCCTGGAAGTTCGTCGACCTGGTAAAAGAGTAAGCCAGCCGCCCCCGAATAGATCTCGAGGGTGGACGCGGACGTCCTCGGCCGCGTAAGCGTTGCCCCTCCGCCGACGCCCGCCCCACAAACGCGTTCGTCCCCGACAGCGTCGGCGAGGTGAAATTGAAGGGGACCGTCGCTAGGCGGTTAGCGATCAGCGATCAGCGGTCAGCGATCAGCTTTTTGCTGCGGCGCAACGCGCCGCCTATGCTGCCCTTCCACCGCAACACGCGGGCGACACGCCCGCGGCTACATCCCCGTCCGAGTGTAGCAGCAGCCGTCTCGGCCGCTCCCCGTTGAACCTGTCCGCCGTAGCCTTGGCGAAGGCGGATGCCCTCTCGGCGGACCGCCCCACCGGGGAGCGGGTCCACCCGCAGACTCGACCTGAGGACCTTAAGACTTTCAGACCTTAAGACCTTGTCCGCCGCCCCCTCGGCGTAGGCCGCGAGCTTGCTCGCGCTAACGTTGCCTCTCGGTCCCAGCGACCAGCGACCATCCCCCCAGCTCAAAACCGCTTTGTATAAACAAAACCCTGCGGATCCCGGAACTGCAGTTCCCGATCCGTGATCGCAATCACCCGCAGCTGCAGGTCGCGATCCACCACATCTTCGAGCCGGTAGACGCGGTCGTTCATCAGCACCTTGGGATCGGTCGCCGACACCCGCACCCCCGTCACGCGGGAACGCTCCAAATAGCGCAACACCGCCTCATTCGGCCGCGCCGCACCACCAGCATTCACCACCGCTGCCGTGGAGCGCGTCGCCTCCGCATCGGTCAAAATCGTCAATCCCCCACCACTTGCCCGCGCCGGCACCGTCACCACCGGCTCTTCCCTCGCATAACCTTGTGGGTCGGGCTTCATGCCCGACATCTCCTGCCTCTCACCCGCCCCTTCCGATGGGTCAACCAGGTGAACGACCTCCCTCACGGCCAACGAGCCCTGCCCGCTCTGCTGTTGGTCGAGCCGCTTGTCTGCCTCTCGCACATTTATGCCCGACATACCTTCGTTCGCCTCGTCCGCCGCCACTCCAGTCGCAGCCACCACCGGCACCGCCGTTTCATCCACGACCGCCCGACCCTCCTCATCCTCCTCGACCTCCACCGGAGTCACCACAACCGCAGTCGCAACCGCAGTCGCCGCCGGTTCACTCACCTGACCAGCCGCATTAGCCGCATCCGTCGCGTTCGCCGCACCAGCCACGTCGGCCTCACGACTCGCCGACGCAACAGCACCAACACGCGCCGGCTCGCCCGCGTCACCATCGCCATCGCCAGCACCAGCACTGTCACCACGCCCAAACCACCACACGCCACCGATCAAAATCACGGCCCCCACGCCCACCGGCATCGCCCACCGACTCAAGCCACCGCCGGCCCGACGCGACCGCGCCGCCACCAACGGATCCGACCGACGTGCCCCGCGGCCGTCATCATCGCCCTCAAAATCGCTCCCCGAGGCCGGAGCCCGTGGAGGCTTCGACGGCGGAGGTGGAGACCCGGGAGTTTTCGCTCCGCCCAACCCACTCCCCGGCGGCGGCACCGCCCCCGACTGAGCCGCCGCCTCATCCGCCCGCTGCTTCTGCGCCTTCTTCAGGGCTTCGTTGATTAAACTCATCGGCTAGGTGCTGGGGTTTAGTTGCTGGTAGCTGGGTGGTGGAGTGCTCTCAAACTAGGCGCTGGCGGAATCACTTTGCGACTGAATCAATCGCGTCAACATACGACCCACCGTCTCATTGTCGGCCATGAGTTCATCCACGTTCGGCTTGAGCTCAAGGTAGCATTCGCCGACGTAGGTCAGCCATTCCAGTGACTCGTCGTTGGAGGCTCGCGAAACGATGAGGAAACGGTGGTAGTCCTGCGGGTAGTCTCGCCGACCATAACCTTCGACTAGATTCGCCGAAACCGACTTCGATGCCCGCCGCAACTGGCTGCCCGTTTCGTAGAGCTCATACTTCGGCAAACGGAGACTCAGTTGGTGACAAGCGAGACCGAAGGCGTGAGCCCGACGATAAACTTCCAAGGACTTATAGGACATGATGCGAGAGGGTGACGGGAACTACATGTTACAAAATCCAAATGATTGCACCTACCTAGTCTACCAATCCCCACCGCCTAGCAACCAGCCCTTCCCGCCCAAGCCCCGGCGTAGGCGCACCGCCAGCCTCCAGCCCCCAGAAACCCAGCACCCAAAAAACCAGTATCCAGCCCCCCCAGAGACCAGCCCCCAGA
This portion of the Actomonas aquatica genome encodes:
- a CDS encoding peptide ABC transporter substrate-binding protein, translated to MFICVHQWLKNHACLTARHALSVALALPLLLALPACKPRETNVESGNRTQTLHRGMGPALANLDPHLATGTTDYNVLSALFEGLIAEDPVDLSPVPGVAASWDISADGRHYTFHLRADARWSNGDPVTATDFRDSWQRVLSPQLAADYANLLYVLDGAEAYHRGETTDFTTVGVRAPDAHTLEVTLAYPAPFFLSLLQHWMWYPVHLPSIAAIGDPLDRTTPWARAETLVSNGPFQLTEWRRGERIVATRNPHYWDAATVTLNAIHFHPFEGVDTEERAFRAGQIHLTDALPVAKIDTYRRETPERLRIDPYLGTYFFRLNTTHDFLADPRVRQALNHATDRTAIVENILRGGQIPSAAYVPTGTGAGYQPPAGLTYNLATARALLADAGYSDGTNAPTIEILFNTSENHQLVAEALQAMWQRDLGLTVTLRNMENKTVLETRRTGGYDLLRSAWIADYNDPTSFLDVFRSDSGNNYTGWANADYDRLLDEATQASDPATRRSLLQQAETILLEDAPILPLFTYTHVFALHPSVQGWFPTLLDHHPYKHVSLKTSE
- a CDS encoding M28 family peptidase, producing MQHLRPSRRAIRTVALLLTTFGLTSVVAPLASLAADRASPDHLHEMIATLSSDDFEGRNPGSAGEDKTVAYLIDQLTAMDVAPGNPNGTYTQDVGLVGITSKTSLSFSVGDETLEPVLVNDYTAASKRVTADPIAATASEVIFLGYGVQAPEFNWDDFKGVDVTGKTIVVLVNDPPLPDPADPTKLDDAQFKGKAMTYYGRYDYKYETASRLGAAACLIVHETGPAGYPFAVLTAGSGRESFSLASADGNASRVGLEGWISRDFAEKLFAAGGHDFAALKAAAARRDFEPVPLNATLDYTVTNTTRTVDSQNVIGLVEGSDPSLKNEYVIYTAHWDHMGRDERLPGDQVFNGAMDNASGTAVVLEIARLFAATPPAERPDRSLLFLFVTAEERGLLGSKYYAENPLYPLRDTIANINKDGANIYAPTKDIEIIGSGSTTIEDVAAELAAENGQFLLPDSQSEKGFFYRSDHFSFAKVGVPAFYSKAGRIAIGFPENYIDEKRAEYTAKHYHKVSDEISDLWNFEAIAQEANFLHELGRRLANAEEVPEWLPGTEFKSTRDAQRP
- a CDS encoding peptide ABC transporter substrate-binding protein; translated protein: MLKLRSLLSIVCSALILTLLAGCGGAGGRDDGDLKVLHFGNGAEPQDLDPQIITGTIEHRLMLALNEGLVSEDPDLKIVPGVAQSWDISDDGLVYTFHLNPAAKWSNGDTLTAADFVGSYKRMLTPSLASEYAYMLYHVVGAEDYHLGKLTDFSETGFKALDEHTLELTLKQRTPFLLHAMNHYAWFPVPIKVIAEHGGLENRTSGWTRPDTFVGNGPFALKEWLPSRKIVVERSPTYWDRENVKLDEIHFYPIESLDTEERMFRTGQLHVTNEVPLSKIPVYQAERPDDIEIAPYNGIYLYRFNVTRPPFDDPRVRKAFTYAIDREALVSKVTLANELPAYNVVPPGLLDYKSEHKFTADVAEAQRLLAEAGFPNGEGFPPVDVHYNTSEKHKIIAEAIQQMWRQNLGITVGLYNQEWKVYLDAQDELNYTISRGGWIADYVDPHVFLDLWKGGGGNNDTGWVNERYDTLLESALNAPNDDERFSIYNEMEAILLEDMPIMPIYHYTRARLIDRDKVLHYHSTPLDNFPWKFVDLVKE
- a CDS encoding four helix bundle protein codes for the protein MSYKSLEVYRRAHAFGLACHQLSLRLPKYELYETGSQLRRASKSVSANLVEGYGRRDYPQDYHRFLIVSRASNDESLEWLTYVGECYLELKPNVDELMADNETVGRMLTRLIQSQSDSASA